Proteins encoded by one window of Cylindrospermum stagnale PCC 7417:
- a CDS encoding DUF928 domain-containing protein → MKPSSQPIKLFLALTLSGTSFLGSLTAVLAKPAPLKSGRLLSDRTNSKTVTAQIASFNLPAPPPGPSPGGRSRGGAKRGECPKVNTELTALVPFTKKGKEPDYVTDVWGLTTEENPTWLFYVPYTKASAYTAEFVLQDEQDNSIYQIVPLSLPDQPGIIRVSLPANTSRLEVGKRYRWFLTVNCNQNKESLPVYVYVAGVIQRVNLSQEVAQKLKTATPQQQVAIYAQNGVWHEALTKLAELRQQYPQDLALQAEWQNLLASFQFDDVAAEPIVSAKP, encoded by the coding sequence ATGAAGCCAAGTTCACAACCAATAAAACTGTTTTTAGCACTAACCCTGAGCGGCACCAGCTTCCTGGGTAGCCTGACCGCAGTTTTAGCGAAACCAGCCCCACTAAAGTCTGGTCGCCTACTTAGCGATCGCACTAATAGCAAAACGGTTACCGCTCAAATCGCCAGCTTTAATTTACCCGCACCTCCGCCAGGTCCTTCTCCTGGTGGGCGTTCCCGTGGAGGAGCCAAGCGTGGTGAGTGTCCAAAAGTCAATACTGAACTCACTGCATTAGTGCCATTTACCAAGAAAGGCAAGGAACCCGATTACGTGACCGATGTTTGGGGATTAACGACTGAAGAAAACCCAACCTGGTTATTCTATGTGCCATATACCAAGGCTTCTGCCTATACAGCTGAATTTGTCTTGCAAGATGAGCAAGATAACTCTATCTACCAAATAGTGCCTCTTTCCCTACCAGATCAGCCAGGAATCATCCGCGTTTCTCTGCCTGCCAATACTTCCCGGTTAGAAGTGGGCAAACGATACCGTTGGTTTTTAACCGTCAACTGTAACCAAAACAAGGAATCACTACCAGTTTATGTTTATGTTGCAGGTGTAATTCAACGAGTCAACCTCAGTCAGGAAGTTGCCCAAAAGCTAAAAACAGCAACACCGCAACAACAAGTTGCCATATACGCCCAAAATGGCGTCTGGCATGAAGCACTAACGAAACTAGCAGAACTGCGCCAGCAATATCCCCAAGATCTAGCACTTCAGGCAGAGTGGCAAAATTTGTTGGCGAGCTTCCAATTTGATGATGTTGCAGCAGAACCTATTGTCTCAGCAAAGCCTTAG
- the hpsU gene encoding hormogonium polysaccharide biosynthesis acetyltransferase HpsU — protein sequence MTNDEPFVDLRKYDQSWFDRGRPGWYILIWWLVQAIAFPLTPQPLNILRCAILRLFGAHVGKGVLIRPTARFTYPWKITIGDYSWIGDDVVLYSLDEIHIGTHCVISQKSYLCTGSHDIQDPAFGLKTAGITIGNGAWVAAYCFLGSGVQIGANAVIGARSNVFTHMPSGQVCWGNPCRPQYPRQKQESQQIL from the coding sequence ATGACTAATGATGAACCTTTTGTAGATTTACGCAAGTATGACCAATCTTGGTTTGATCGGGGGCGTCCAGGTTGGTATATTTTAATATGGTGGCTGGTGCAGGCGATCGCCTTTCCCTTGACTCCCCAACCACTAAATATTTTGCGTTGTGCCATCCTGCGGCTATTTGGTGCTCACGTTGGCAAGGGCGTATTGATTCGACCCACAGCCCGCTTTACTTACCCTTGGAAAATCACCATTGGCGACTACAGTTGGATTGGAGATGACGTAGTTTTATACAGCCTTGATGAAATTCACATCGGTACACACTGCGTCATTTCTCAAAAAAGTTATCTCTGTACTGGGAGCCATGATATCCAAGACCCTGCTTTCGGTTTGAAAACAGCGGGGATCACTATTGGCAATGGGGCATGGGTGGCAGCATATTGCTTCTTGGGTTCAGGAGTGCAAATCGGGGCTAATGCTGTAATTGGCGCTCGTAGTAATGTTTTTACGCACATGCCCTCTGGGCAGGTTTGTTGGGGAAACCCCTGCCGTCCCCAGTATCCGAGGCAGAAACAAGAGAGTCAACAAATTCTCTAA
- a CDS encoding glycosyltransferase family 2 protein produces MSSKIPVTVIIPGKNEEANLPACLTSLQNADEIFLVDSQSSDKSVEIAESYGANVVQFDFNGQWPKKKNWSLDNLPFRNEWVLIVDCDERIPPELWEEIDQVIRNDEYAGYYLNRRVFFLGKWIRHGGKYPDWNLRLFKHQKGRYENLNTEDIPNTGDNEVHEHVILQGKVGYLKNDMLHEDFRNLYHWLERHNRYSNWEARVYLNLLTGKDGSGTIGANLFGDAVQRKRFLKKIWVRLPFKPLLRFILFYIIQRGFLDGKAGYVYGRLLSQYEYQIGVKLYELRNCGGQLNTAITPKSATPSLTQEIEQTAT; encoded by the coding sequence ATGTCATCAAAAATCCCAGTCACCGTAATCATTCCCGGAAAAAACGAAGAAGCAAACTTGCCTGCCTGCCTCACCAGTCTTCAGAATGCAGATGAAATATTTCTGGTAGATTCTCAAAGTAGTGACAAGAGCGTCGAAATTGCTGAGAGTTATGGTGCAAACGTCGTGCAATTCGATTTTAATGGACAATGGCCGAAAAAGAAAAATTGGTCACTAGATAACCTTCCTTTTCGCAACGAATGGGTACTGATTGTAGATTGTGATGAGCGCATCCCCCCTGAACTTTGGGAAGAAATTGATCAAGTAATTCGCAATGACGAATATGCAGGTTACTACCTCAACCGCCGTGTATTTTTCTTAGGAAAATGGATTCGCCACGGGGGAAAATATCCCGATTGGAATTTACGTTTATTTAAACATCAAAAAGGCCGCTACGAAAACCTCAATACTGAAGATATTCCCAACACTGGTGACAACGAAGTTCACGAACACGTTATCTTACAGGGAAAAGTTGGCTATCTCAAAAATGATATGCTCCACGAAGACTTCCGCAACCTGTATCACTGGTTAGAAAGACATAACCGCTATTCTAACTGGGAAGCCCGTGTTTATCTTAATTTGCTTACAGGTAAGGATGGAAGCGGCACTATTGGCGCTAATTTATTTGGTGATGCGGTGCAACGTAAGCGCTTTCTGAAAAAAATATGGGTACGCTTACCATTTAAACCATTATTGCGGTTTATTTTGTTCTACATTATTCAGCGCGGTTTTTTGGATGGCAAAGCTGGATATGTTTATGGACGCCTACTGAGTCAATATGAATATCAAATTGGGGTGAAACTTTACGAATTACGCAACTGTGGTGGTCAGCTAAATACTGCAATCACTCCTAAATCTGCTACGCCATCCTTAACTCAAGAAATTGAGCAAACAGCAACTTAG
- a CDS encoding glycosyltransferase: MPETQISAIICTHNRDTYLGAAIDSLLGQDFAADFEVVVVDNGSSDRTREVVEQRAANSRLKYIFEPIIGLSVARNTGARLARSEILAYLDDDAVASPGWLQVLYSAYQNNSKIAIAGGKVTLLWPQGIQPPRWLSPGLAGNLGAYDLGDSIIYIDQPGSTPRGLNYSIRRSFLEEIGGFDVHLGRVGKNLLSNEELQMTEFALERGWQVAYLPEAIVAHNVAPERLNRSWFLNRGWWQGISECYREQLAGKAGISQLPRGGERFLRGLYKALQYFSDPAERFDKLVYAYGQIGYLNAAIQGLLSTANKK, encoded by the coding sequence ATGCCAGAAACCCAAATCTCTGCCATTATTTGTACTCATAATCGAGATACCTATTTAGGTGCGGCGATTGATAGCCTTTTAGGGCAGGATTTTGCTGCTGACTTTGAAGTTGTGGTGGTAGATAATGGGTCTAGCGATCGCACCCGTGAAGTTGTAGAACAAAGAGCCGCCAATTCCCGCCTGAAGTATATATTTGAACCCATCATCGGTTTGTCTGTCGCCCGCAACACTGGTGCCAGACTTGCTAGAAGTGAGATTCTTGCTTATTTGGATGACGATGCCGTAGCTAGCCCTGGCTGGCTACAAGTTTTGTATTCTGCCTATCAAAATAATTCAAAAATAGCGATCGCCGGCGGCAAAGTTACTCTATTATGGCCCCAAGGAATCCAACCACCACGCTGGTTATCGCCCGGATTAGCCGGAAATTTGGGGGCATACGACTTGGGGGATAGCATAATCTACATTGATCAGCCTGGTTCTACCCCCAGAGGCTTGAATTACTCCATCCGTCGCAGTTTTTTGGAAGAAATTGGTGGTTTTGATGTTCACCTTGGACGTGTGGGCAAAAACTTATTATCTAATGAAGAACTGCAAATGACCGAATTTGCCTTAGAGCGTGGCTGGCAGGTCGCTTATCTTCCAGAAGCCATAGTTGCTCACAATGTCGCCCCAGAGCGTCTCAACCGCTCCTGGTTTTTAAACCGAGGCTGGTGGCAGGGTATTAGTGAGTGCTATCGGGAACAACTCGCGGGCAAAGCTGGTATTTCTCAATTGCCACGGGGTGGCGAAAGGTTTTTGCGTGGATTATATAAAGCATTGCAATATTTTTCTGATCCAGCAGAACGCTTTGATAAACTGGTTTATGCCTATGGTCAGATTGGTTACTTAAACGCTGCTATTCAAGGTCTGTTATCTACAGCAAATAAGAAATAA